GCCTAAATAAGGCCCCAGTGTGACACCTTTACTGTGTATTACAGCGGCTCCGCGCGCACCAGCCCCATATTGGGTATAGTTATTACCACGAGAATAACTGCCATTGACGGTCGCATTAGGGAATTGCTTTTGCACATTCGCGCCCCAATTATTCGAACTACCGCTGACATTACTGTCGTCATAACCCGCATTGACTGAATAATTTAAAGTATTACGTTCACCGGCGGTGCCGGATAATGACGTTTGATAGTTGTTACCACTTTTCGGATTACGATTGGCAGACATAGATAAATATTGGTTTCCACTCCCAATATTAAGTGGAATAGATACAGTTAATGACGCGATATTTTCGGTATTACCGTAGCGCGTTGTTGTCATCGTTTCGTCCGTATCATCGGCATCCCAACCAAACTGGGTTGAGGTATAAATTGTGCGCTGGCGGCTCAGTGCCACGTTATAGCTAATATCTTTATAACTATTTGAATAGTTTAGCTGTAACTGTGTATCTCGCTGTGTATCATTATAATAATCACTGGTCGATGCTGAGGCTGAAAGTTGCCCATAGCCAGCCAGAGTTTGGTTTATTGTGGTGGTAAATTGGCTACGCTGTTTATACGTAGATGAATCCCAGGTTCCGCCATTCTTTTGCACTGAACGCACACCAAATACATCATTTAAATCACGATACCCTTTGGTTGAATAGCGATATCCAGCCAGTGAGAATGAGGTGCCGGTTTCATTAAATGTTTGGCTATAGGTCGCCTGCATCCGCCAACCATCTTGAGTTTGATTATCTTCAACTTTGGCATGGGAATAGGTGGTATTAAGGCCAAATGCGCCGACCGACGTCCCTATTACTCCCCCCACAAGTAATGCCGTATAGTCTTGCGCTAAACGAATACCACTGTTGGCAGTTAACTGATTGGTAAGACCGCGCTCATAGGTAAAATCAGTGAAATAGCTGTCAATATTGGTGAAATCACGTGATTCCCCAACCACCGCATTATAACGGCTCACACCTGGACGCATTGAATCCGGTACGGCACTGAAAGGCACAGTAAAAGTCGAACGGCTACCATTAGCTTCTATAACTTCAACATTAAGATCGCCCTGACTGGTGGTGCTGTATAAATCGTTAATAACAAATGGGCCGGGGGCGACGTTAGTTTCATAGATTTCACGCCCGTTCTGGCTAATAATCACTCGCGCGTTGCTGGTGGCAACACCACGCACTTCAGGCGCAAAACCACGCATTGATTCTGGCCACATACGTTGGTCTGTCGCCATTTTTACACCGCGAAATGACATGGTGCCGAATAAGGTACTGTCGGTGAAGGTTTCACCCAGCGTTAATTCACTGTCTAATTGTGAAATAGGACGCTGCACATAAGTGCGGATATTATTCCATTGTGTATCGCTGCTATTATTGTTGCTGGAATAACTCAGGTTTGATTGCTGGCGTAATTGCCATAATCCTAAGTTAAGACCACTTTTTAGGCCAACGAAACCGTAATCAGAAGTGCTGTTTTGCTGAGTTTGTGTATCACTACGATAAAAGTTTGCACTGTAGTTAACGAAGGCGAGCTTTTCACCTTCTTCCCATTCGCTGCGTTCAATATAACCGCGAGGGCGTTGTTGCAATAATGCCTGGGGAATAGAAAGCTCCAGGCGCAGTTTGGCCTGATCAAAATGAAAAGACGCGCCTTTTACTCGCTCCG
The sequence above is drawn from the Yersinia enterocolitica subsp. enterocolitica genome and encodes:
- a CDS encoding fimbria/pilus outer membrane usher protein; the protein is MGLSQVVLKKKFSGRKKALTLCMTLVLPVDTVLAQEESQNLEFDESLFLGTKFASGLNQLNKEDSVTPGNFDAVDVLINNKLYKRTTIQFIKNADSPEVFPCLSDEFLTAAGIELANKSDTTPKEPNAAEGESIPSEPAATTPSATEKCIPLAERVKGASFHFDQAKLRLELSIPQALLQQRPRGYIERSEWEEGEKLAFVNYSANFYRSDTQTQQNSTSDYGFVGLKSGLNLGLWQLRQQSNLSYSSNNNSSDTQWNNIRTYVQRPISQLDSELTLGETFTDSTLFGTMSFRGVKMATDQRMWPESMRGFAPEVRGVATSNARVIISQNGREIYETNVAPGPFVINDLYSTTSQGDLNVEVIEANGSRSTFTVPFSAVPDSMRPGVSRYNAVVGESRDFTNIDSYFTDFTYERGLTNQLTANSGIRLAQDYTALLVGGVIGTSVGAFGLNTTYSHAKVEDNQTQDGWRMQATYSQTFNETGTSFSLAGYRYSTKGYRDLNDVFGVRSVQKNGGTWDSSTYKQRSQFTTTINQTLAGYGQLSASASTSDYYNDTQRDTQLQLNYSNSYKDISYNVALSRQRTIYTSTQFGWDADDTDETMTTTRYGNTENIASLTVSIPLNIGSGNQYLSMSANRNPKSGNNYQTSLSGTAGERNTLNYSVNAGYDDSNVSGSSNNWGANVQKQFPNATVNGSYSRGNNYTQYGAGARGAAVIHSKGVTLGPYLGDTFGLIEADGAQGATVRNAQGARIDKNGFALVPSLTPYNYNTVGLDTKGINRNTELKENQGRVVPYAGAAVRVKFETLTGYAVLIQTQTADGEGLPLGSDVYNNKDELVGMVGQGNQIYARVKENKGSLYVRWGENSNEQCELPYDFASQDTEQDIIHLTGSCRR